A window of Hordeum vulgare subsp. vulgare chromosome 5H, MorexV3_pseudomolecules_assembly, whole genome shotgun sequence genomic DNA:
AATTTTGAATTTAGGTCATATAAACATGCATCCCCATTTTGGTCGCAGTCCTCGTTGGTTTTCATTTGCAGTTGTTCATGCTTCCAATTTAAATGAGCCATATTGTGATAGCACATCTGTATGCTTCCTACCAGTTGAGGTTTAAAACCATACTTCACACTCTTGTTTATTTCTCATGCATGATGCCCACAACCAATCCTATGTTTTTTGCCGGTCATGCTTCTTCACAAATGCTGCTATAATATCATTTTTGAACATTCTTACATACTTAGAGATGTTTGTATTAGCTGATTGATTAACACTTTTTAATTTCAGTTCATGGCTTTTTCATCATGAAATAGCTTGATACACCTTGATTCTGCGGGAGTTGCCATACGGTGTTTCTAAAGGGCCCAAGCCACGACAGAAAGCCCTCGTTGTGAGACGTGGTTTGTTGAAGCTGAAAATATTATGGAAAGTCACATTGTTGTATGGTTTTTGAAGCAAACAATACTAATGCAAGAAATTAAGAATTTTTGAGGTCAAACTGACCATTGTGTATAATGTGACATTTCAAATTATGattgataaatgatttgtattaaTATAAGAAATTTAAATTACGAGCTCTTGCAGCATGATCATAATGGTAGTAACCAAAGGAGGAGGGAAGCACGTTTGTAGCATGTTTAAACAttccaaataaaaataagaagcaTTGTAATAGTCGTGAGTACAAGGAAGCAAATCTGTAGGTCTTCGGAAACATGTTTATGAACATATGAAGCCCGGATATGTTATCTAAAAGGCTACCACCAAATTGAAGAGCTGGTAGAAATTTTTCAGGTCATACGAATCACATAGAAGAGCGAGCGATGTGTTGTGATATTGGTGAATTAACAGGAAAAACTAACTTAGTTCAAAAAATCAGTCGTGATTCTTGGCAGTAGTTATTCAAGACTAAATCATACGGACTCAAACTTTTAGATACATATTGTGCACGAAAACAAATATCAACTGCATGGGAAGCAAACTTCACTGAAACAAAAATGTTGtggatatattctcccgaaaataAGAGGAAATGGATACGAAGCagtgaaaaataaaatggaagCAGTTATTTCATGAGTGATTTTCGGGAGAGTACTTTCCTTTACGAAGCAATTAATGGCTGGATTAGCGGGGAACAACCTCAGGTGCACAGTTTCTGGGAGTAATTAATGGCTGCATTAGCGGGAAACAACCTCAGGTGCACAGTTTTTGAAAGAAATCCAACGATTCTAGTAGAATACTAGTCTGGTGGATGCTTAGGAATCAGTAGTCTGATTCCTAGCGGTGCCCATTGATATATGATCCACCTCACTATGTCACATAGTCTTTTGGAGCACGTGCTGCAATtggtggttaatagtatagccaactatcGACTATATGAAGTTGCCATGTCATCTAAAATCAATATGTATAGTCACTCGTACAATAAGGTTAGTTATTAGACTCGGActtttctctctcttctctctttctctttcatTGCATTTATTATGTTTTCCTAAGAACATGCATATAGCTTGGCTCTTGTATAAGAGCCCCCTTGCATCATTGTTTTTATGTCTCTCTCCCCCACATAGGTAAAAGTGTCATATAGACCTGCTATAAGCCTATTATTATACTTCCTCTTGATCTATagcctccttctcctctccactattgtacttgctcttaatcTATAGTATGTTTCTCTTTCCTTTCCTTCAACTCAACCAAAATATAATATTTAATGGCTTACAGCCCACCTACATCactttattgtacttgctctaatagTAGAGCTACGGTTGAAAAAACtttctactccctccatctcaaTGCATTAGGCATTTTAGGAGGTGCACTGCAACCTAGGCACGCACAGATTGGGTAGGAGAAGAAAATTAAATTGCAGAGAAAGCCAATCACACCATTCCTTTCTCAACTGAAAACGTGCTATTAATTAGAATACCTCTTGAAATCCAAAAAGTGTGCCGCATAAATTGCATGCATTGGTCCTTCAATTAATAGATGTGGTCAAATTAATATGCATGCAACTAGTACTACTCTAATATGCCTtcgtgttttgggattatttgatttCCGTAAGATGTCTAATGCAccgagacggaggaagtactattGATTATCTACATCCCTAATTAAGTGACCGGCTAATTAATTAATTGCATTAGTGGCACGAAAAAGTTCCCTACTTAAATGGATATAATTAATTACACATGTAATTAATTATCTAGCTAATTAATTGCATTAATCACTTGATTTAATGCTTAATTTTTAAATTGTTTTTGCATTAGTGACTGGATACCAATGAAACGACGTGCatacttcctttttcttttctttttttgtttttgcatgGGGCAAGGGAGGTGTTTTTTGAGCATGTGTGGACGTGGAAGCTGATGGTTTTTTACGTAGGGGTTCACGGGGAGGGAAGTTGGAGGGTACCACATTAATAGAGATACAATTGAAATTTTTCTCCTATTATTAATtatctacttcctccgttccataatataaaaaCTTTTTTGACACTAGTGTGGCATCAAAAACATTCTTATACTCcctcgtcacggtttagaaggcgtgcatgcAAATTCTCTATGACCTAgatggttattgattggctgtgaaatgagttaaaaatagcattcacgttatgcatgcatatagaaatagtacaacggagtactaattagctgctaggagtaaataCAACGCGCCTTAATCTTTGTCTATTTTGGAAACGCACGCAAGTCTAactgtgtcttctaaaccgtgacgaaggGAGTATTATGAAACGGGGGAGTACATCCCTAATTAAGTgtgaactaattaattaattacatTAATGGCTTAATTTCATAATTGATTTGGTCAAAAAAATCCCTACTTGAACAAATTtaattaagtgcttgtgtggctaATTAACTGCATTAATGGCTTGATTTTTCAAATTAATTTGGTGTTCGATTTCCAAATTATTTTAGCATTAATGACTAGGTACCAACAAACGAAATACAAACTCTCCTTTAGGAGTAGACATTCAGGAATAGATATTGGCCGACGTGGGGCTGAGACTCACATGTGAGCAGGAGAAGTAAATAAGGAAGTATAAGATAAAAAAAAAAAAGGGGGCAGCATAGGTACACTACAATCACCCAACACCATATTATCAATATaaaatctaatgcaaaaaataaCTTATGTATGAATTGATGATGTAAATAACTTAGGGAAACACTTCTTATCATACGTCTATCCTACGGCCATCACATTGCTGCAAAATCCTAGCCCCCCATAAATCATGCACCCACCACCTATGATTTGTGCCGTCGTTTACTCTCCTCCTGAACAATTCTCTCGTTAAAATCCAGCGTTGAGCTTGGCAACCACCACGTTgccacttctcctccctcctcgcTCCTCCTACTACTTCCAACCCACCTCACCACCGCATTATAGCACTAGCCATGCTCTCTCCGACAGCGCCGTCGTGGACGCGCATCATCCCACCTCGTTGCGCCTACCCTAGTCCATTGTGCCATTGTGTCAACCCTCTCTAGGAGTCTAGGTACACAATCTCTCCCCATCAGCGTGATGCTCAACTCACCAGGCTACCCAGAGGATCATCGAGAAGGATGCACGTCCACCATCACGAGGAAGCACGGCTCTCGGCAGGCGGTTCATGCATGCGGCAGTGTCGCTTTGTTCATGCAGCTCTGCCTCCACATTGACATCGTTCTTATCTCTTCAACCGGCGGTGAAAGGGAACACACACCATCATTAGGAAGCATGCCCATCGTTCGAAGGAAGCATGGCCATTCGCTAACAGTGCATCCATGCTGCAGCGTCGCTCTGTGCATGTCTCTCCTCTCTGATCCCTATCTGGCAGCAAAAAAAACACAACCACTATTATAAGGAAGGAAGAACGCCTACGATCTGAAGGAACCACGACCCCAAACGGATGGAAGCACCATCACCGGTGGAAGGACTATCGGCAGGAAGCACGAACACCATCTAAAAGAAGCATGGCCACCACACGGATCATTGACGGTGGTGCATCATGACTGCATATGTTATGTTTTGTTATATGGAAGCAAATTGGGATTGTTCTGGATGCATATTCGAATATAGGTTGAAATGATATTCCAATCGGTTCAAACCAACACATCAGTTATAGTAGTAAATAATTAGGAATATATTTGGAAACAAATATTTGTTTTGTTGGATGCAATATAAGGCATCAGATGATAACCGATGAAGCTCTACTTATTTTTGAATATGATGTGACTCCAGTTCACATGTAATGCGTTTCAACCAGCGTGAAGAAGAGTTTCATTGATACTAAAAAAAAGTTTTGCAGTACACAAAACATTACTATGTGTAACTTGGTCTAAAAAAATGTTTGCATGAACGAGAGCCTATGCTTCCATGGCATGTGGCAAGTGTTGCCTAAGTGTACTtttcatgtcatgtgaaaatgCTTCCATTGCCATATGAGTTGATGGAATAGAACTGAGGAATCCTTTATGGGATTTATACCTAGAATTAGGGATCTATTTCCTAGAAAAACGTATGTATGTAACGTGATTTAAGGAAGGAAACATGCAACAGGGAAGCAACGTCATCCCCGAAAAAAAAGGAAGCAACGTCCAGGGAGGAAGAAACGGATGGACAGAAAATAAACTAAGCCAAAGAGCGGGTGGGTTGCGGGAGCAGTTACCGGCTGTAGCTAATTTCGCGTGGGCCTAAATGAGCAGATCAGGCATGAGTTATGTTTCGAATCCAGAGGCGTGAGACTAGTCTGATAGGATGCAAGCTATGTCAGTCTGATGCCTAGCTATGTCAGTCTGATGCCTAGTGTTGCCCAATAACTTATAACTAACATGTACAAATCAATGATGTGATGCCTAGTGTTGCCCAATAacttataactaacatgtataaATCAATGATGTGATACGCTTCATGCATAAAGAGTAATGCAACAATAATGTAATTTATGACTTGCATGTATGACTTGCTTATCTGAGATGGTTGCATGTCTAGAAAAAACATGCAAGTGAattctacttcctccgttcctaaatataagtcctttaagAAAATTCACCAGGggtctacatacagagcaaaataaatgaatataCACTCTTgaataaggccctgtttggatgtactcagattatataatccagtttttataatctattttaTCTTCAAACGAGACAGATTATggtatagattataaaaactaaataaacagattattaaaaacccacaatctactctaccccagctaaaatcaaattatggattgctaatgacccattacccttgtaaaattGAAGATAATTACATTCATGCTACCCCGCccttttccttttaaaaaaaaaacaaagaacataaaggtcattatgcaatgtaaaacttgAATTACAATTTATATAATCTGTTTTTCAAACATGTCCAtctaaattatttttataaaccagattatataatctatcttcataatccagattatcataatagaTAATCTATTACagtttcaaacagggcctaagtctatataaatccgtatgtagtccactagtaaaacctctagaaagacttatattcagGAACAGAGAGAGTAGTTATCTAGAAATAGAAGACGTGGtgaaactcaaataaaaataacaacatGCATAATAAGAAAGCCTATTTCTGTCATCTACACTGCGTGATTCTTTTGCGTGGAAACCCATTTAGAAGTTAGCTTTACAACATACAGAGGCCATCTCAACATTCTAAGTTTGAACACAAGAGTAGCTAAACAGTAGTTTTAAATTGTGTGTTTACAACCACAATGACAGGATAAGTTATCTTAAAAACATATATAATCAAAGAACTAGAGACAAGTTACCAGGCACCAGCCGATGCATCCTCAAGCCTTATCTCAAGTTGAGTACACCTGTCTTACCTAGAGTTCAATCAGATTGTCACCATCAACACCATTCCTCTCGCTGTCTTACCTCGAGTTTAGATCAAATTCCCCCGATCGCCGCCACTCCTCTTGCATATCAGAGTTCCCATTATCTGGCTCAttctcatcattgaggaaatcctCGGATGGATCATCATCATCCCTTTGAGTGTTTTCCCATCCATCTTCAACATGTTCTTGTGCCATGTCATGACTAGGACCATCATCGCCTTGGGAAGCAGCAGAATTGGCCCTCAAAGGGCCATGACCAATCACCTCAGGGTGTGGTTGGGCTTCCACTCGAGCATGCTCAACCATCGCCATACGCATCTTAGCTTCAGCAGCTTCACGGCCTGCTTTCTCCCTAGATTCTATCTCTGCTCTTAGTTCCATCGAagcctgcttctcctcctgtaACAAAGCCTGCTCTAGCATGAGTCGCTCCTCCGACCGAAACTCACCGATGGCCCTTTTCTTGGTCATTATGTTGTATGCCAACACTTGCTTCTCAAAAGTTGTTGTGAACTCAGCAATTTTTACCAGAATGTTATGATCCCATTGCTGAAGACGAGAGGGAATCTGGCCAGTTGCATCGCTGTCAAGGATCCTGTCATCTTCTTCAGCCTCGTAGTCAGCAACAACATGGTAAGGCAATAACCTGATTTTTGCGGCAAAGGAACAGAGTATATCAGTACCTTTGGGTAGGGAAGTCAAGTGGAAAAAACCTTTGAGAAGTGTTACTGGTTGAAACTGCTCGCCTAACTCTAAACAATGGTTAGCACGATTTAAGAGGTGTTCCGAGTTCTGACAGGAATGTATTATTCCTTTTGTAATGTTGACTCATAAATTAAGTAACATGTTGCAACTTTAATATACTCCCTCCGCTCCtaaatactcccttcgtccggaaatacttgttggAGGAATGGATGTAACTAGATCTATTTTatttctagatacatccattattaTCCACTTttgtgacaagtaattccggacggagggagtagaagtctTTTTTGAGATtctactatggactacatacagagcaaaatgagtgaatttacactctaaaatatgactatatacatccgtatgcagTCCATactaaaatctttaaaaagacttatactccctccgttcctaaatataagaccttttagagattgcactatggactgcatacggagcaaaatgaaatgagtgaatgtatactctaaaacaagtctatatacatccgtatctagACCATTTTGAAATCTctagaaggtcttatatttaggaacggaggtggtatttaggaacggagggagtatcagacTATGCATGCAATTAAACACGCCAAATCATTTTCTTCacataaataatatatatatcaCATCTTCCTAAAGTCATGCTTTTGTCGAAAAGCAAAAGGAATGTAGAACCAAATTTTTAAGTGAAAGGGCTATTCCAGGACATCCCCTCACATCCTATCCACTTTTACAACTGAAAATGCCCACAGTAGCCCCTGAACTACCTTGAGAGTGAAATGAACAACTAAAAGTTAACCCCTTGGCACAATACCAACCTGGTTTTTGTTGATAACTGTGGCCAACTACTTGGGCAGTTAATGCTGAGTCAGAAGATTAATTAGCCCAAACAGGTTATTCATGGCACAGTGACCATGTAGACAAGGAGCGCAATGGGATAACTTGGCAAAGGGTCCGAGCAGTGGGGATAGGGCACTCACCCTCAACAACCAGCACCAGGGGTCATCTCTGTCAGGAATAATTGCTCCAAAGCTTACAAAACTTAGGTCACAGGCTAGTCTATAGGTAACAGACTAGGCTAAGAAACATATCTCCTCCTTCCTAACAAACCGTGTCTATTTTTTCAAACTGGACTACTACCTCCGTCCTGGTTTATTAATCCCATCGTATTTGGAGTGATACTTTGACCATGATTTTAACTTATCAAATATAAGTTCTACATAGAAAAATATTATTATCGGAAACTATATACAAATACGAATCCAATGATATAATATTTGGTGACATTGCATTAACATTTTGATAGTTAAATCTATGGTCAAAATTTGGCACAAAATACAATGGAGACCAATATACCAGGACGGAGGTAGTAATATCTTTGCCTGATACGACAGTTCTCTTCCTAACACAGCGCCACTCCGGCCACCACAGCCACCAAGACGGCCACCACTACGCCACTCCACTGCCAGCCGTGCTTCTCCCCTGCAACACCGTGGTTTCCCCCAGGTTTTTCCATTCCAAGGTATGTTCGTGAGGGCCTTGTGCTCTCGCTCTTCCCGCAACTGGCTGGAGATCCAGATCCGCCGCACCCGGCGAGTTGCCCTGCCTCTTCGGCCTCCGTCCCGAACTCCCTCCCTAAAGAGCCGCATGTCGTTGCTGCTTCCGAAGAGTCAGGCCCAATCAAGAAGGTTCGCTTTGCTGCTGCTGAAGATCTGCAGCTTCTAGATACTCGGAGGAACATCCATGACGCTCCCAAGCCTTGCCTCAAGACGGCCTTGTCTGCGGCCTTCAAGGCCGACCGGGGTGGACTGCGCACTCCTGCATCCTCAAGCCTTATGCCGTGTCGCGTGTCTTCAATTGAGCCACCGAGTCCGGAAGCCAGCTCAGAGGAGGGTTGGGTGCTCGTTCGAGCTCCAAACCGGTGGAGAGCCCTGTCTCCCAAACACCGCCATCCAAGATGATGGTCCCCGCCTTCTTATTCCCCTCCATCAGGCAGAAGCTTTGTCAAACACCACCGCCGAACCTACCATCGATGCCTCAGCCAGGACACTGCAAGGTTGACTACCCCGACCCTACAAATGTCTGATCTGTCGACGGAGTGGGCACCGTGCCCGTCAGTGCACCAGCAAGTCGCCACCACCTCCACAAGAACGCCTCCCGTCTCCACCGACACTGCTGATGCCCCCACCGGCTATTGCTAATGGAAGGTTTCAGGCCCTCTTCCGCGGCGTGGATCCATGCGCTCCCTCTAGACGTACTGATGGTCGGCGCCGAGAAGGCAGGGCCAATCGTGGCTATCATGATGATGACCGAAGCCGTGGCCTGGAGCACCTGATCCATGACGCCTGAATCATCAACAGCAGCTGGGTGCAACGCCTCCCCGACGTTGTTGTCATCCCAGCTTCGGACAGGAGGCTCACAGACCGCCCAGCTGACAGGCCGGCAAGTTGCACGCGCTCTAGTGCAAGAGCAGCCAGCCCACGCAGCGAAGAAAACTGCGGAAGATCGCCGCCGCCTTGCACCCGCACCACATTCAGAGATATCATTGTGTTGTGCCCTTCCTCGCCTGCCCCTGCGAACCATGGAAGACCGTCCCCACCATCCCCCCGCACTACATACCGGGACATCATCGAGCTGCAGCCAACCCCGACTGCACCTGACTGGCTATGTCGCGTGGCGCCGTGCCTGGGCTCGCAAGAGCTGCAGGCGGGTGCGCCACCGGGCTGGCCTGCTCAGTCACCGTCTTGTCTGCTGCAGCGTGCCACCTCCCCGATTCGAAGCTCCCTCTCACCGCCCCATGAGCATGACGTCTACTGTGACTCTGGTAACGAGCCAAGCACGCCTATCTTCGTGCCTCGTCCTGCTGAATCCCAGGTGCTCCTCAACGTTGGTCAAGCACGTGAGATGCCCGGGGAGCCGTCCCCTGACTCGGCGCTCTTCACCCCAGTCCCGTCTACAACCCGGAGGCAGAACCACCGGAGCCGACCACTCTGATCTTCATCTCGATGTCCAGCCCAGCTGGGGACAGGCCCGCGGTTCACTCGCCGCTGTTCGTCACTTGTGCTCCAGCCCTGCTGCCTCCTCCAAGCTCTACACCGCCCAGGCCACCCAAGACAAAGAGGAAAACACCCGCTGGAGTGTCGGGCTTCAACCTCACCCGCAGTAGCCCGTGGTTTCAAGCAAAGAAGAGGACGATGCCGGTGGCACAGATGGCAGAGAGGCTCCTTTGTCAACGCATGGGCATCATCGACGAGGGCCAAGAAGTTACAGAAGACACCATTAGCAAGTCTGTTGCCATGTTTCATGGGCAGCTCCCTGACATCACAGTGTCGGCCCTCCGGGCCCTCTTCAACCTGGACTGCGACCTGGCAAAGGCAGTGGAGGATGCCTTGATGGAGCATGGCGGCAGCGCTGGAACAGAGCTGCAGACCGCGAATGGAGATGCCGACGGCAAGACTGGACTGTCCGGTCCCTGAAGAAGTAGCTAGTTCTTTATGTTAGCTAAGACCCAATGTATCTTTCTGTTTGTGTGTGTACGCCTGTTTCTGGCtgttgatgaagatagccacCCCATATGGCCCTGGCAAGGCGAGTGTGTGTGACCTGTGCCTGCTGCTGTCCCCTGAAGATGAAATGTAATCGCTACAGCTCCTGCTACCTGATGTTGCTCAAAGGAATGTGCCTCACTTGTTCATGTCAATTTGCTCCTGCTATGTCCCACTTATGCCTGTTGCAGCTTGCAGTTTCTCAATCGTCGTATCTCAAGTCCCAATATGTGTGAACAAAACATGTGTATTCTGAACTCGAACGTCCGTGGTTTGAATTGCCCCAACCGACGAGCTACCATCCGGGAAACCATCGCAGCTACACCTTGCCACCTTATCTGCTTACAAGAAACCAAGCTTGAGCACATTTCGACGACCTGCTTGGCTCCACGGTGTCTCGAGAGTGCACCCTCGACCTCTCAGACCTCATCACGCCGGCCAGCCTAGACGACCTCGATGCGCCCTTTTGCGCAGAGGAGATTTGGCAGGCGGTAAAGCGGTTGACAGCGCGCAAGGCATCAGGACCGGATGGCTACACCGCCGAATTCCTGCACGCCTGCTGGCCCATTGTTCGACAGGACTTCCTCGACGTGTTCCAGCAGCTGTACGTGCTAAGGGGACGAGGTGTCAGCTCCCTGAACCAGGCCCTCCTCATGCTGATCCCCAAGCGCGCGGACACGACTGGCCTTGCTGATTACAGGCCCATAAGCCTGATCCATCTCGTGGCCAAGGTCTTCGCGAAGGTCCTGTCGCTACGCCTCGCCCCCAAGCTCAATGACCTCGTCAGCGCAAACCAGAACGCGTTCATCCCAGGGCGCAGCCTGCACGACAACTTCATCCTCATGTGGCAATCTGCGCGCCTGCTACACCAACTTGGAGCCCCGCGCGTGCTTCTGAAGCTGGACCTAGCACGCGCCTTCGACTCGATCAGCTGGGCGTTCCTCTTCGAAGTCTTGCGCCAATACGGCTTTGGCGACCGCTTCCTGGACTGGCTGGCGATTCTTCTCTCAACAGCCAGCACCAAGGTGCTCTTAAACGGCACGCCTGGCCCCGCCATCTGGCACCGCCGCGGTCTACGACAAGGCGACCCCCTGTCGCCCCAGCTCTTCGTCCTCGCGGTGGACACCCTAGGGCGCCTGCTGCACCGCGCCACCGAGCTCGGCATCCTGCAGCAACTGCACCCCCGCCGCTCACTTCCCGTCGTCTCGCTCTACGCCGACGACGTGATTCTCTTCTACCACCCCTCGCGCGGCGAAATCGAGGCAGTAAAGAGCATCCTGCAACTCTTCGGGCACGCCTCTGGACTCCAGGTTAACTTCCTGAAGAGCTCTGCCACGCTGATTCGCTGCGACCCTGTCGCGGCCGCGCCCGTTGTCGACCTGCTTGGGTGCCCCATTGTGGACCTGCCCATCACCTATCTGGGCATCCCATTGACAATCCGGCGCCCAACTGCAGCCCAGCTACAGCCCGTCGTCGACAGGACCGCCGGCATGCTCCCGTGCTGGAAGGcgcacctcatgaacaaggttggTCGCCTCGCATTTGTTAAAGCTGTCCTGAGCGCGATCCCTATTCACCAGCTAGCACCGCCGAAAAAGACAGTCAAAGCGCTGGTGAAAATCCAGCGGGGGTTCCTATGGGCAGGGCGCGCTGATGCCAATGGTGGCAACTGCCATGTCAATTGGCAGCGTGTCGCGCGCCCAATCTCATTGGGTGGCCTCGGCGTCCGCGAACTGGAGCGCTCCGGCCTTGCGCTGCGCATGCGCTGGCTGTGGTTCAGCCGCACTGATAACACCAGATCATGGAGTGGCCTCAACCTGCAATTCTCGGCGGAGGAGCGCGacttcttcgcctccaccaccATGCAGCTCGGCAACGGCCAGCAGGCCCTTATGTGGGAAGACAGATGGCTTGAGGGGCGTGCCATCCGCGAAATCGCGCCCCtgctgcatgcatgcatccccAAGCACCGGCGCAAGCTACGGACCGTGGCCGACGGGCTGCAAGCTCACAAATGGGCACGGGATAATCATGGCATGCTTGGGATCCAAGAGGTTGGCCAATACCTACAGCTCTGGCACAAGATCGAACACACGACGCTCTCCAATGAGCCTGATCACCTGCTATGGAAGTGGACTGCAAGCGGCACTTATACCGCGCAATCGGCCTACAAAGCTACCTTCCACGGCTCCATCTCATGCGATGCCTGGAAACTCACCTGGAAGTGTTGGGCGCCGCCGCGCGTCCATTTCTTCCACTGGCTCGCCCAGCTCGATCGCTGCTGGACGGCTGACCGGCTAGCCAGAAGAGGGTTACAGCATCCCCCACGGTGCCCCCCTATGCGACCAGGAACCAGAAACCAtgcaccacctcctcctcgcctGCCCATTCTCCCGGCAAGTTTGGCACGAGGCCCTGGCCTGGCTGAGGATGCCCTATCGCCCACCCGATTGCGAGGAATCACTCAATGCTTGGTGGACCACCGCGAGGCGGACTAGGCCGAAGCTAATGCGCAAAGGCCTCGCATCCATGACCCTGCTCGTGCCTTGGATGACATGGAAGCACAGAAATGACTGCGTGTTTGACAGAGGCCGCCCCTCGACCACTAGCCTGCTAGCGAAGATCAAGGAGGAAGCAGCGCTTTGGCCAGAGCCGGCGCACAAGGCCTCAAAGCCGCGATACCACAGACCTGGGACGTCcactgattttctttcctagccctgtaacctcctaggaggattgtaacTCAAACCCCTATCTTTTCAATGAAATGAAACGCAAAagtcttttgcgttttctcgaaaaacaCCTTCAtggctgcctctcttggaggccaGCGGCTCAAAGGCTTCGCCCAACAACCCGCTCTTGGTACGCGTGGTGGCATCCTGATGTTGTGGGACGAAGACCTGGTGGAGGTCCAGAACATTAGCACTGGAGCGTTCTTCCTTTCTGCTACAATCAAATTGACTAGTACCAACACTTCCTTCAAATTCACAACCGTCTATGGACCAACTCGTAGCAACCTCAAGGACATTTATTTCCAAGAGCTGATCAGTGAGAAGCCTACTCCCGGTACTAGATGGTTGC
This region includes:
- the LOC123452164 gene encoding uncharacterized protein LOC123452164 isoform X2, which produces MDDAANATQTSATSSVAAVAAAAQHQQLQRQLFLMQQAQAQAQAQPHPQAQQLSQQAMSRFPSNIDAHLRPLGPHRFQQPASAPSQLQTPPQPHSQGQPSPQQSAQARVRSPEVEMALQDAMRVCNPDIKTPFHSLEDAVSRLLPYHVVADYEAEEDDRILDSDATGQIPSRLQQWDHNILALLQEEKQASMELRAEIESREKAGREAAEAKMRMAMVEHARVEAQPHPEVIGHGPLRANSAASQGDDGPSHDMAQEHVEDGWENTQRDDDDPSEDFLNDENEPDNGNSDMQEEWRRSGEFDLNSR
- the LOC123452164 gene encoding uncharacterized protein LOC123452164 isoform X1, producing MDDAANATQTSATSSVAAVAAAAQHQQLQRQLFLMQQAQAQAQAQPHPQAQQLSQQAMSRFPSNIDAHLRPLGPHRFQQPASAPSQLQTPPQPHSQGQPSPQQSAQARVRSPEVEMALQDAMRVCNPDIKTPFHSLEDAVSRLLPYHVVADYEAEEDDRILDSDATGQIPSRLQQWDHNILVKIAEFTTTFEKQVLAYNIMTKKRAIGEFRSEERLMLEQALLQEEKQASMELRAEIESREKAGREAAEAKMRMAMVEHARVEAQPHPEVIGHGPLRANSAASQGDDGPSHDMAQEHVEDGWENTQRDDDDPSEDFLNDENEPDNGNSDMQEEWRRSGEFDLNSR
- the LOC123452164 gene encoding cell division protein FtsZ 1 isoform X3, giving the protein MDDAANATQTSATSSVAAVAAAAQHQQLQRQLFLMQQAQAQAQAQPHPQAQQLSQQAMSRFPSNIDAHLRPLGPHRFQQPASAPSQLQTPPQPHSQGQPSPQQSAQARVRSPEVEMALQDAMRVCNPDIKTPFHSLEDAVSRLLPYHVVADYEAEEDDRILDSDATGQIPSRLQQWDHNILEEKQASMELRAEIESREKAGREAAEAKMRMAMVEHARVEAQPHPEVIGHGPLRANSAASQGDDGPSHDMAQEHVEDGWENTQRDDDDPSEDFLNDENEPDNGNSDMQEEWRRSGEFDLNSR